A window of Costertonia aggregata contains these coding sequences:
- a CDS encoding DUF1853 family protein — MLEEQLQRQCIGFLKTPPLWQNKQFNITQFVFPKINVESFIPKPIPNNIRLGHQMEYVFRQLIEHSEAYRILLYNLPIKDGKRTMGEIDFILEKIDSQEPIHIELTYKFYIINTKISEPVHQLMGPNKRDMFFTKMEKIKNEQFGLLHSPQGIQALYDKGIDHAKINHQVCYKAQLFMPYGTETAHIRPLEKDCITGYWLKFDDFDSREFKGLQFYIPFKSEWVVIPHGQVLWKSHFETLLEINLRMLKENAPMVWMKKENGEIEKIFVVWW, encoded by the coding sequence ATGTTAGAGGAACAACTTCAAAGACAATGCATAGGATTCTTAAAAACACCGCCCCTATGGCAAAATAAACAATTCAATATTACCCAATTCGTTTTTCCAAAAATCAATGTAGAATCCTTTATACCAAAACCCATACCGAACAATATTAGGTTGGGACATCAAATGGAATATGTTTTCAGACAGCTCATAGAGCATTCCGAAGCCTACAGAATACTTTTATATAATTTACCCATCAAAGATGGGAAGAGGACTATGGGCGAAATCGATTTTATTCTTGAGAAAATAGATTCCCAAGAGCCAATACATATTGAACTTACCTATAAATTCTACATCATAAACACAAAAATATCCGAACCGGTCCATCAACTGATGGGACCCAACAAACGGGATATGTTTTTTACCAAGATGGAGAAGATAAAGAACGAACAGTTTGGTTTATTACATTCTCCGCAGGGCATACAAGCGTTATACGATAAAGGTATAGATCACGCTAAAATCAATCACCAAGTATGTTACAAGGCCCAATTATTTATGCCATACGGTACAGAAACCGCACACATAAGACCTCTGGAAAAAGACTGCATAACAGGTTACTGGCTAAAATTTGACGACTTTGATTCAAGGGAATTTAAGGGGCTACAATTTTATATTCCCTTCAAATCCGAATGGGTCGTTATTCCCCATGGGCAGGTATTGTGGAAATCCCATTTTGAGACACTTTTGGAAATAAATCTACGAATGCTCAAAGAAAATGCCCCCATGGTATGGATGAAAAAGGAGAACGGAGAAATCGAAAAGATCTTTGTGGTTTGGTGGTAA
- a CDS encoding DUF418 domain-containing protein: MATPITKRIEIIDALRGFSLAGILLCHMVENYIGAMAPEGFSEAVHVGTIDYIIDGAISILLRGKFIALFSFLFGLSFFIQMENSTKKRISYSGRFLWRLVLLMVIGYLHSLFYRGDILTIYAILGIFLIPFHKLGNKWVLGFSALLFLGMGRYIVFSLTHGASIWPNSEAMTPNAPKVVQYYDILKNGGLHDVFKTNAIDGHKDKLNYQFGIFGRGYFTFAFFLIGLYVGRTDFFRNFKQSGKLIKKVFIWSITVLVVSIGVTAVAFTSLGESPKFNNWTAMLGLSAVDMANAAMTVIWIAIFTTLYKKVKTKKWLTKFAPYGRMALTNYVMQSIIGTAVLYGWGFGLMGELRHLYTFTFAIALILLQIWSSKLWLNNFNYGPLEWLWRSLTFFRTFPMRKK; the protein is encoded by the coding sequence ATGGCAACCCCTATCACAAAAAGAATCGAAATTATAGACGCCCTAAGGGGGTTTTCGCTCGCAGGAATCTTACTGTGCCACATGGTAGAAAATTACATTGGTGCCATGGCCCCAGAAGGTTTTAGCGAAGCGGTTCATGTGGGCACTATTGATTATATTATCGATGGCGCCATATCCATTTTACTACGCGGTAAGTTCATTGCGCTGTTCTCATTCCTTTTTGGGCTAAGCTTTTTTATACAAATGGAAAACAGTACAAAAAAAAGAATTTCATATAGCGGTAGGTTTTTATGGCGATTGGTTTTATTGATGGTGATAGGCTATCTGCATAGCCTATTTTATAGGGGCGATATTTTGACCATATACGCCATACTGGGCATATTCTTGATTCCGTTTCATAAACTGGGCAACAAATGGGTTTTAGGTTTTTCCGCATTGCTATTTTTAGGAATGGGCAGGTATATAGTTTTTTCCTTAACGCACGGGGCGAGCATCTGGCCCAATTCTGAGGCAATGACACCTAATGCCCCGAAAGTAGTACAGTATTACGATATATTAAAAAATGGTGGTTTGCACGATGTTTTCAAAACCAATGCGATAGATGGACATAAGGATAAGCTAAACTATCAATTTGGAATTTTTGGAAGAGGCTATTTTACTTTTGCCTTTTTTCTGATCGGTCTGTACGTAGGGCGTACAGATTTTTTTAGAAATTTTAAGCAGAGTGGAAAGTTGATAAAAAAGGTGTTTATATGGTCTATTACGGTTCTGGTAGTTTCTATCGGGGTAACGGCGGTCGCGTTCACAAGTTTGGGCGAAAGCCCCAAATTCAACAATTGGACGGCCATGTTGGGGCTTTCAGCGGTTGATATGGCCAACGCGGCAATGACCGTCATTTGGATAGCGATTTTTACGACCCTTTATAAAAAGGTCAAAACTAAAAAATGGCTGACTAAATTTGCGCCTTATGGTAGAATGGCTTTGACGAACTACGTAATGCAGAGTATCATTGGCACAGCGGTTCTCTACGGTTGGGGTTTTGGACTTATGGGCGAGTTACGGCATTTATATACTTTTACATTCGCCATAGCACTGATTTTGTTGCAAATTTGGTCGAGCAAACTATGGCTGAACAATTTTAATTACGGTCCGTTGGAATGGCTTTGGCGAAGTCTTACCTTTTTCAGGACCTTCCCGATGAGGAAGAAATGA
- the hisIE gene encoding bifunctional phosphoribosyl-AMP cyclohydrolase/phosphoribosyl-ATP diphosphatase HisIE — protein sequence MKHMKIDFDKNIDGLIPAIIQDATTKNVLMLGYMNQEAFDKTKETQKVTFYSRSKKRSWTKGEESGNFLNVVHIKNDCDDDTLLIYVNPAGPTCHKGSDTCWNEENLSNFGFFSELEKTIEQRRTSSEADTSYVASLFEKGINKIAQKVGEEAVEVVIEAKDDNDDLFLNESADLLFHYLILLQAKGFTLNDIENVLKKRQK from the coding sequence ATCAAACATATGAAAATAGATTTCGATAAAAACATTGATGGCCTGATACCTGCCATTATCCAAGATGCAACAACAAAAAACGTTCTAATGTTGGGCTACATGAACCAAGAAGCTTTTGATAAAACAAAAGAAACCCAAAAAGTGACTTTTTACAGCCGATCAAAAAAACGATCATGGACGAAGGGAGAGGAAAGCGGTAATTTTTTGAACGTTGTTCACATTAAGAACGATTGTGACGACGATACTTTATTGATTTACGTTAACCCTGCCGGTCCTACATGCCATAAGGGTAGTGATACCTGCTGGAACGAGGAAAACCTATCCAATTTCGGTTTCTTTTCCGAGCTTGAAAAAACAATAGAACAACGTAGAACTTCATCCGAGGCCGATACATCCTATGTTGCTTCCTTGTTCGAAAAGGGAATCAATAAAATAGCACAAAAAGTAGGGGAAGAGGCTGTAGAAGTGGTCATTGAGGCCAAGGACGATAATGATGACCTTTTTTTAAATGAAAGTGCCGACCTTTTATTTCATTATCTCATCTTATTACAAGCCAAAGGTTTTACATTAAACGATATTGAAAATGTATTGAAGAAACGGCAAAAATAA
- the hisF gene encoding imidazole glycerol phosphate synthase subunit HisF yields MLAKRIIPCLDIKDGRTVKGVNFVDLRDAGDPVELAEVYSREGADELVFLDISATEQKRKTLAELVYHVAEKVNIPFTVGGGISSVEDVDILLQNGADKVSINSSAVKNPQLINDLVAKFGSQCIVVAIDAKQIEGKWMVHLVGGKVLTEKELFSWAKEVEERGAGEILFTSMDHDGTKNGFANRALAKLSTELNIPIIASGGAGTIKHFTDTFVEGKADAALAASVFHFKEIKITDLKKELQRQEIPVRL; encoded by the coding sequence GTGCTGGCAAAAAGAATTATTCCATGTTTGGATATCAAAGATGGTCGCACCGTTAAGGGCGTGAATTTTGTAGATTTAAGAGATGCAGGAGACCCTGTGGAATTAGCGGAAGTATATAGCCGAGAAGGTGCCGATGAATTGGTTTTCCTTGATATTTCCGCAACTGAACAGAAGCGAAAAACCCTAGCCGAATTGGTTTATCACGTTGCTGAAAAAGTAAATATACCATTTACTGTTGGGGGCGGCATTTCATCCGTTGAAGATGTGGATATATTATTGCAGAACGGAGCGGACAAGGTTTCCATCAATTCTTCGGCGGTTAAAAATCCCCAGTTGATCAATGATTTGGTAGCCAAGTTTGGTTCACAATGTATTGTAGTGGCGATTGATGCCAAACAAATAGAAGGTAAGTGGATGGTACATTTGGTGGGAGGTAAAGTGCTAACGGAAAAAGAACTATTTTCATGGGCGAAAGAAGTAGAAGAGCGAGGTGCTGGTGAAATATTATTCACCTCAATGGATCACGACGGCACCAAAAATGGATTTGCCAACAGAGCATTGGCCAAGCTGTCGACCGAACTGAACATTCCTATTATCGCCTCTGGAGGTGCAGGTACCATAAAGCACTTTACGGACACCTTTGTTGAAGGAAAAGCAGACGCGGCCTTGGCGGCCAGTGTTTTTCACTTTAAGGAAATAAAAATAACGGACTTGAAAAAAGAATTACAGCGACAGGAAATTCCTGTCCGATTGTAG
- a CDS encoding DinB family protein, translated as MSNEEKIVEELVQNTLYRMDENTRMIKKSLLEVSEEEMWLKPNEALNSIANLILHLCGNITQYIISSLGETEDVRNRDLEFTTSNSGTKADLISKLEETVDTAKRVVFDANIDQLLKTRSVQGFSFSGIGIIIHAVEHYSYHTGQIAFWVKQLKNKDLGFYDGIDLKIKNEE; from the coding sequence ATGAGCAACGAAGAAAAAATAGTAGAAGAACTGGTACAGAATACGCTTTATCGAATGGATGAAAACACCCGAATGATCAAGAAAAGTCTGCTAGAGGTGTCTGAGGAGGAAATGTGGTTAAAACCTAATGAGGCATTAAATAGTATTGCCAATTTGATCCTACATCTTTGTGGAAACATCACCCAATATATCATTTCATCACTAGGTGAGACAGAAGATGTGCGCAATCGAGATTTAGAGTTTACGACATCCAATAGCGGAACGAAGGCAGATTTAATAAGCAAACTCGAAGAAACAGTAGACACCGCAAAACGGGTTGTCTTTGATGCAAACATAGACCAATTGTTAAAAACCAGGTCCGTACAAGGGTTTTCTTTTTCCGGGATAGGTATAATAATCCATGCCGTTGAACATTATTCCTATCATACTGGACAGATTGCCTTTTGGGTAAAACAATTAAAAAATAAAGATCTGGGGTTCTATGACGGTATTGATTTGAAAATAAAAAACGAAGAATAG
- the hisA gene encoding 1-(5-phosphoribosyl)-5-[(5-phosphoribosylamino)methylideneamino]imidazole-4-carboxamide isomerase, which produces MRIIPAIDIIDGKCVRLSKGDYNTKKIYNENPLEVAKEFEAHGIRYLHLVDLDGAKSRHIVNHKVLEQIASKTNLKIDFGGGLKTDDDLHIAFESGANQITGGSIAVKDRETFTGWIEDYGSDKIILGADALDEKVAVSGWQEESKEELLPFIKSYQEKGIQYVICTDISKDGMLEGPSFDLYKKIIASLGSLEVKKPLKLIASGGISTFHELPKLAEIGCEGTIIGKAIYENRISLKQLENYILTA; this is translated from the coding sequence ATGAGAATTATACCAGCAATAGACATTATTGACGGAAAATGTGTTCGGCTCTCCAAAGGAGATTACAACACCAAAAAAATTTATAATGAAAATCCGTTGGAAGTTGCCAAAGAATTTGAGGCGCACGGGATTCGATATTTACATCTGGTCGATTTGGACGGGGCAAAATCAAGGCATATCGTAAACCATAAAGTTTTGGAGCAAATCGCATCAAAAACCAATTTAAAGATAGACTTTGGTGGGGGATTGAAAACGGATGATGATTTGCACATTGCCTTTGAAAGCGGTGCAAACCAAATCACGGGAGGTAGTATTGCCGTTAAAGACAGGGAGACTTTTACAGGTTGGATAGAAGATTATGGTTCGGATAAAATAATTCTAGGAGCGGATGCCTTGGATGAAAAAGTTGCCGTTTCGGGTTGGCAAGAAGAATCAAAAGAAGAATTGCTCCCATTTATAAAATCCTATCAAGAAAAGGGAATTCAATATGTAATTTGTACCGATATAAGTAAGGATGGAATGCTAGAAGGCCCTTCTTTTGATTTATATAAAAAGATAATAGCTTCTCTTGGTTCACTTGAAGTTAAAAAACCACTTAAGCTAATTGCTTCTGGTGGAATTTCAACTTTTCATGAGTTGCCAAAGTTGGCCGAAATTGGTTGCGAAGGCACCATTATCGGAAAAGCGATCTATGAAAACAGAATCAGTCTAAAACAGTTGGAAAATTACATTTTGACAGCATGA
- the hisH gene encoding imidazole glycerol phosphate synthase subunit HisH, with amino-acid sequence MKIVIINYGAGNIQSIKFAIQRLGFEAVLSNDAEEIRNADKVIFPGVGEASSAMVKLRTSGLDKIILDLEQPVLGICLGMQLMCNSSEEGDTEGLGIFDVDVVKFSPPIPEGRVKIPQIGWNQIADLKSCLFESVNEGEHIYLVHSYYAPICDETIAKSNYDGEYSAALKKNNFYGTQFHPEKSSDVGERILRNFLKM; translated from the coding sequence ATGAAAATTGTGATAATCAATTACGGTGCCGGTAATATCCAAAGCATCAAATTTGCTATCCAACGTTTGGGTTTTGAAGCTGTTTTAAGTAATGATGCGGAAGAAATTCGAAATGCCGATAAGGTTATTTTCCCAGGAGTGGGCGAGGCGAGTAGTGCTATGGTCAAGCTTCGGACAAGTGGATTGGATAAAATAATTCTTGACCTAGAGCAACCTGTTTTGGGTATCTGTTTGGGTATGCAATTGATGTGTAATTCCTCGGAAGAGGGAGATACGGAAGGGTTGGGCATATTTGATGTAGATGTGGTAAAGTTCAGTCCCCCAATCCCCGAAGGGAGAGTTAAAATACCTCAAATTGGTTGGAATCAAATCGCGGATTTGAAATCGTGTTTGTTTGAAAGTGTGAATGAAGGAGAACACATTTACTTGGTACATAGTTATTATGCACCCATCTGTGATGAAACCATTGCCAAGTCTAATTATGATGGGGAGTACAGCGCAGCCCTCAAAAAGAACAATTTTTATGGTACTCAATTTCACCCCGAAAAGAGTAGTGATGTAGGTGAGCGGATTTTGAGAAATTTTTTAAAAATGTAA
- the hisB gene encoding bifunctional histidinol-phosphatase/imidazoleglycerol-phosphate dehydratase HisB, with product MSKKKVLFIDRDGTIIKETADEQIDAFEKMIFYPKAFTFLGKIAKELDFELVMITNQDGLGTEAFPEETFWPVHNFILKSFENEGVVFDKVFLDRTFPHENAKTRKPGTGLLTEYFSEEYDLENSFVIGDRLTDMELAKNLGAKGIYINDNTNLGTEEITVKRDELDAVIALENNDWEKIYEFLKLQDRTAEIHRKTNETDIKIKLNLDGTGKSNIKTGLAFFDHMLDQLARHGQMDLDIRVDGDLEVDEHHTIEDTAIALGEVFHTALGSKLGIERYGFCLPMDDCLAQVAIDFGGRNWLVWDAEFNREKVGDMPTEMFHHFFKSFTDGAKANLNIKAEGKNEHHKIEAIFKAFAKSIKMSVKRDVEKMVLPSTKGVL from the coding sequence ATGAGTAAAAAGAAAGTCCTTTTTATTGATAGGGATGGCACCATAATCAAAGAGACCGCAGACGAACAAATCGACGCATTTGAAAAAATGATATTCTACCCCAAGGCTTTCACCTTTTTAGGAAAAATCGCTAAGGAGCTCGATTTTGAATTAGTTATGATTACCAATCAAGATGGTTTGGGTACCGAGGCCTTTCCGGAAGAAACGTTTTGGCCGGTCCATAATTTCATTCTAAAGTCGTTTGAGAATGAGGGCGTGGTTTTCGACAAGGTTTTTTTAGATCGCACATTTCCCCATGAAAATGCAAAAACCAGAAAACCGGGTACAGGACTACTGACCGAATACTTTTCAGAGGAATACGATTTAGAAAATTCCTTCGTCATCGGAGATCGGCTGACAGATATGGAATTGGCCAAGAATTTAGGCGCAAAGGGGATTTATATTAATGATAACACAAATTTGGGTACAGAGGAAATCACGGTAAAACGAGATGAACTCGATGCTGTAATTGCCTTAGAGAACAACGATTGGGAGAAGATATACGAATTCTTGAAGTTGCAAGACCGAACGGCGGAAATACATAGAAAAACGAATGAAACCGATATTAAGATAAAGCTGAATTTGGATGGAACAGGTAAGAGCAACATCAAAACAGGCTTGGCTTTCTTTGACCATATGCTAGACCAATTGGCGCGACATGGTCAAATGGATTTGGATATTCGAGTAGATGGGGATTTAGAGGTTGATGAACACCATACGATTGAAGACACGGCCATTGCCTTGGGTGAAGTTTTTCATACCGCATTGGGGAGCAAGTTAGGGATAGAGCGCTACGGTTTTTGCCTACCTATGGATGATTGTTTGGCACAAGTGGCCATCGACTTTGGAGGACGGAATTGGTTAGTTTGGGATGCGGAGTTCAATCGTGAAAAAGTGGGCGATATGCCTACTGAGATGTTTCATCATTTCTTTAAATCATTTACTGACGGCGCAAAAGCGAACCTGAATATCAAAGCAGAAGGAAAAAATGAGCATCATAAAATCGAAGCTATTTTTAAGGCTTTTGCAAAGTCAATAAAAATGTCGGTGAAGCGTGATGTTGAAAAGATGGTTTTACCTTCAACTAAAGGAGTTTTATGA
- the hisC gene encoding histidinol-phosphate transaminase, with product MSFSLENITRKNVKGLKSYSSARDEYVSDGSEMVFLDANENPFENGVNRYPDPQQRSLKAVLAMQKGVKTENILLGNGSDEVLDLIFRAFCEPKQDNIISLPPTYGMYKVLSSTNAIENREVLLNKYFQPDVDSILDTIDENSKLLFICSPNNPTGNSISGESIIKLLNNFAGLVVIDEAYIDFSSKQSWVSYLSDFPNLVVTQTLSKAYGMAGIRLGICIASKEIITILNKIKPPYNVNGLTQSKALERILAIEQVEKEVSKILEERNKMIEVLKGVDFVEEIYKTDANFVLAKVDDANLRYQELLYKGIVVRNRSSQPLCENTLRFTVGTSEENKKLIQALKES from the coding sequence ATGAGTTTTAGTTTAGAAAACATAACCCGCAAGAACGTTAAAGGCCTTAAGTCGTATTCCTCAGCTCGTGATGAATACGTCTCCGATGGTTCTGAAATGGTTTTTTTAGACGCTAATGAAAATCCGTTTGAGAACGGAGTAAATCGTTATCCGGACCCCCAACAGCGAAGTTTGAAAGCTGTATTGGCCATGCAAAAAGGGGTGAAAACCGAAAACATTCTATTGGGCAATGGTAGCGATGAAGTACTTGACTTGATTTTCCGGGCGTTTTGTGAACCGAAACAAGATAATATCATATCACTCCCGCCAACTTATGGGATGTACAAGGTGTTATCAAGCACCAATGCCATTGAAAATAGGGAAGTTCTTCTAAACAAATACTTTCAACCTGATGTTGATTCAATTTTAGATACTATTGATGAAAATTCGAAGTTACTATTTATTTGTTCTCCTAATAATCCGACTGGAAATAGTATTTCCGGAGAAAGCATCATAAAATTGCTAAATAATTTTGCTGGATTAGTGGTCATTGATGAGGCGTATATTGACTTTTCATCAAAGCAAAGCTGGGTTTCATACTTATCAGATTTTCCGAATTTGGTGGTAACGCAAACCTTGTCTAAAGCCTATGGTATGGCAGGAATTCGATTGGGAATTTGCATTGCCTCGAAAGAAATTATCACTATTCTGAATAAAATCAAACCTCCCTATAATGTTAATGGACTTACCCAGTCAAAAGCATTGGAACGCATTTTGGCAATTGAACAAGTTGAGAAAGAGGTTTCGAAAATACTTGAAGAAAGAAATAAAATGATCGAAGTTTTGAAGGGTGTTGATTTTGTTGAAGAGATTTATAAAACAGATGCGAATTTTGTTTTGGCCAAGGTCGATGATGCGAACCTGCGCTATCAAGAACTTCTATATAAAGGTATCGTGGTTCGTAATCGGTCATCACAACCGCTCTGTGAAAATACATTACGTTTTACCGTGGGTACTTCCGAGGAAAATAAAAAATTAATTCAGGCTTTAAAAGAGAGTTAA
- the hisD gene encoding histidinol dehydrogenase, with amino-acid sequence MNKIYNPKKSDWKSVLRRPTQSVADIEDTVNLVFKEIQEGRDTMLHKYTQKFDGVTVDSFLVDSLKVEEASNLVSEELKTAIQLAKGNIESFHKVQKTDRVEIETSKGVLCWQEKRPIQKVGLYIPGGTAPLFSTILMLAVPANIAGCKEIVLCTPPDSEGKINPAILYTADLCGVTKIFKVGGIQAIAGMTFGTESIPQVYKIFGPGNQYVTVAKQIATKHGVAIDMPAGPSELLVVADDSANAAFVASDLLSQAEHGVDSQVILVSTSKDMIDQVEREVEKQMEALPRKDIAQKAIDNSKLIYVDNDQVAIDLINEYGPEHYIICVENEDFYVDNTQNAGSVFIGNYTPESAGDYASGTNHTLPTNGYAKQYSGVNLDSFMKSMTFQKISTEGIKKIGNAIEVMAEAEGLQAHKNAVTLRLESLK; translated from the coding sequence ATGAATAAAATATATAATCCTAAAAAAAGTGATTGGAAGTCCGTTTTAAGACGACCTACACAGTCCGTCGCCGACATCGAAGATACTGTAAACCTGGTTTTCAAAGAGATCCAAGAAGGTAGAGATACAATGCTACATAAGTATACCCAAAAGTTTGATGGGGTTACCGTGGACTCTTTTTTGGTTGATTCTTTAAAAGTAGAAGAAGCCAGCAATTTGGTTTCAGAAGAATTAAAGACGGCCATTCAACTGGCCAAAGGAAACATAGAAAGTTTCCACAAAGTCCAGAAAACGGATAGGGTGGAAATAGAAACTTCTAAAGGTGTTCTATGTTGGCAAGAAAAACGTCCGATCCAAAAAGTGGGTTTATATATTCCTGGGGGAACGGCTCCTTTGTTCTCAACAATATTGATGTTGGCGGTTCCTGCAAACATTGCCGGGTGTAAAGAAATTGTATTATGTACACCACCCGATTCAGAAGGAAAAATCAATCCGGCTATTTTATATACGGCTGATTTATGTGGAGTCACCAAAATCTTTAAAGTCGGCGGAATTCAAGCCATTGCAGGCATGACTTTCGGAACGGAAAGTATACCCCAAGTTTATAAAATATTCGGCCCCGGCAATCAATATGTCACCGTTGCCAAACAAATTGCGACGAAACATGGTGTAGCGATAGATATGCCTGCCGGTCCAAGCGAACTATTGGTCGTTGCTGACGATTCGGCGAATGCCGCTTTTGTAGCTTCGGATTTGTTGAGTCAAGCAGAACACGGTGTGGATAGTCAAGTCATTTTAGTTTCTACTTCAAAAGATATGATTGATCAAGTAGAGCGGGAAGTTGAAAAACAAATGGAAGCACTTCCACGAAAGGATATTGCCCAAAAAGCGATTGACAACAGTAAACTGATATATGTGGATAATGATCAGGTTGCTATCGATCTGATAAATGAATATGGCCCTGAACATTACATTATCTGCGTAGAAAACGAAGATTTCTACGTTGACAATACCCAAAATGCCGGTTCGGTTTTTATAGGGAATTACACTCCGGAAAGTGCAGGGGATTATGCCTCGGGAACCAATCACACATTGCCTACCAATGGATATGCCAAGCAGTACAGCGGCGTAAATTTAGACAGTTTTATGAAGAGCATGACCTTTCAAAAAATCTCAACAGAGGGGATAAAAAAGATAGGAAATGCCATAGAGGTCATGGCAGAGGCAGAGGGTTTACAGGCGCACAAGAATGCAGTCACGTTAAGATTAGAGAGTTTAAAATGA
- the hisG gene encoding ATP phosphoribosyltransferase has product MNIRIAIQKSGRLNEDSLGILKDCGISIDNGKDQLKASSRNFPMEVFYLRNGDIPQYLRDGVVDIAIIGENVLIEKGEDIGIAEKLGFSKCKVSLAVPKSVKYKSVKDFEGKRIATSYPNTVKNYLDKMGVSADLHIINGSVEIAPNIGLADAICDIVSSGSTLFKNNLKEVEVMLKSEAVLAVSPKISEERKTILDQLQFRIQSVLRARQSKYVLLNAPNNKLNEILALLPGMRSPTVLPLAEEGWSSVHTVINKDKFWSVIDELKQAGAEGILVCPIEKMVL; this is encoded by the coding sequence ATGAACATCAGAATTGCTATTCAAAAATCCGGCCGTCTTAACGAAGACTCTCTAGGAATCTTAAAAGACTGTGGCATCTCTATTGATAACGGGAAAGACCAATTAAAGGCTTCCAGCCGAAATTTTCCCATGGAAGTATTTTATCTACGAAACGGCGATATTCCACAATATCTTAGGGATGGGGTAGTTGATATTGCCATAATCGGGGAAAATGTATTGATAGAAAAAGGCGAGGATATCGGCATAGCCGAAAAATTGGGATTCTCAAAATGCAAGGTTTCTTTAGCCGTCCCCAAATCGGTAAAATACAAATCGGTAAAAGATTTTGAAGGAAAACGCATAGCCACTTCTTACCCAAATACGGTAAAAAATTATTTAGATAAAATGGGGGTTTCCGCAGATTTGCACATTATCAACGGTTCGGTCGAAATAGCACCCAATATAGGTTTGGCAGACGCTATATGCGACATTGTTTCTAGCGGTAGTACTTTGTTCAAAAACAACTTGAAAGAAGTTGAAGTAATGCTGAAGAGCGAGGCGGTTTTGGCGGTTTCACCCAAAATATCCGAGGAGCGAAAAACAATTTTGGACCAACTACAATTTAGGATACAATCGGTACTACGGGCAAGACAGTCAAAATATGTTTTGCTCAATGCCCCAAACAATAAGTTGAATGAAATTTTAGCACTTTTACCGGGTATGCGTAGCCCAACGGTGCTACCGCTTGCCGAAGAAGGTTGGAGTTCGGTACATACGGTCATAAACAAAGACAAATTCTGGTCGGTCATTGATGAGTTAAAACAAGCCGGGGCCGAGGGAATTCTAGTTTGCCCTATCGAAAAAATGGTGTTGTAA
- a CDS encoding prohibitin family protein, whose translation MDKLPKIALPAVFILIVLVILISKSAVTIGSGEAGVLYKTFGGGVVTDEPPLGEGFHIVAPWNKVYIYEVRQQEVFEKMNVLSSNGLDIKLDASAWFQPKYNELGKLHQEKGEDYVQRVLLFTIRSAARSVVGRYTPEQLYSSKRDAIQAEIFDETQKIVDDEYIQLNEILVRDVTLPPTIKDAIERKLKQEQESLEYEFRLVTASKEAEKVRIEAQGKADANRILSASLTDKILQDKGIDATLKLSESPNSKVIVVGGGESGLPLILGNN comes from the coding sequence ATGGACAAATTACCTAAAATTGCCCTTCCGGCAGTATTTATACTTATTGTACTGGTTATCTTAATATCAAAATCCGCAGTCACTATAGGCTCTGGAGAAGCAGGTGTGCTATATAAAACTTTTGGAGGTGGTGTGGTAACCGATGAACCGCCCCTAGGGGAGGGGTTTCATATTGTGGCACCTTGGAACAAGGTCTATATTTACGAAGTAAGACAGCAAGAAGTGTTCGAAAAAATGAACGTACTATCCAGTAACGGACTGGATATCAAGTTGGACGCTTCCGCATGGTTTCAACCAAAATATAACGAATTGGGAAAATTGCACCAGGAGAAAGGAGAGGACTATGTACAACGTGTTTTATTGTTTACTATACGCTCTGCGGCACGTTCTGTAGTTGGTAGGTACACTCCGGAACAACTATACTCCAGTAAAAGGGATGCCATACAGGCGGAAATTTTTGACGAAACCCAAAAAATAGTGGACGATGAATATATTCAGCTAAACGAAATATTGGTAAGGGACGTGACATTGCCACCTACGATCAAAGATGCCATAGAACGTAAACTAAAACAAGAGCAGGAATCCTTGGAATATGAGTTCCGCTTGGTTACCGCATCCAAAGAAGCTGAAAAAGTTAGGATAGAAGCTCAAGGTAAAGCCGATGCAAACCGCATTTTGAGTGCCTCATTGACCGATAAAATCTTACAGGATAAGGGTATTGATGCAACTTTAAAGTTGTCAGAATCACCAAACAGCAAGGTTATCGTAGTTGGTGGTGGAGAGTCTGGTCTTCCACTGATATTGGGAAATAACTAA